The Bacteroidetes bacterium GWF2_43_63 genome segment CATAAATGGTTATGGCATCTTTTGATGAAGGGCTCTGAAAACTGTAATTGACCTGTAAACTCCCGACATATTGAACGGCCGAATTTTCACTGTTGTTTTTCCATCTGACAATAACCCAGGGAGCGCCGTCGCTGGCAATGGAATGATAAACCTGCATGGAATCTGAGGTCTGATGCCATATTCCATAGGTGTCATATGCTTCCGTGACATATAGTTCGGCCGAATAATTTGTAATATGCAGAAAAAATTCGGACCGGACCGGAATGATCGTACCATCGGGCAGCTGCGATTCTCCAAGACTGTCAGCATAGGTGTCAAGGGCAATCCACATGTTGTCCGGGATATTCAACGGGTTCAGCAATCCGATTTCCATTTCGAAAAATGAATAATTGGCATCTGCTTTTATTGTTGTGATCGGCGAAGGATTTCCGAAAGAAATGATAGGGTGCATGCCGGGAATTTTATTGTAGCGGATTAATCCGAAATTCTGTTCGGCAGCTTCAATATTATGCCATCTCACGCGGCTTTCAGGAATATAATCCAACGGATCGGTAATCCAGGTTCGCTTGAACCATTCATCAATCCATGCAAAGTGGATACCCCCGCCACAGCCGGAACTTTCAATTGTTTTAAGAATACGAATATTCGTTTCGCCCTGTTCTGATTCATCAAAGCCGCCATGGTTCATGCCTGATGACGCATAATGAGCTGTGCCCCAGCTCGACGGAACACCACATTCGGCAATTATGAGCGGGAAGTCTTGATAGTGATCTTTAAGTGCGTTGAGATAGCCCAGATAGCTGTTTGATCCATAATTGTCGAAATATGTCAGATAATCAGATTGCTCACTCACAAAATCGGGATAGTACGGATATGCATGATAACTAATGAAAAGCCCTGCCGGGGCATTGGTCATGATGATTTTCGACAGGTCAACCGATGCGGTGTCTTCGTCAGCGTTTAATTCTTCCGGGTGTGTCAGCGGATCAAGAGTCGGCCAGGATGACATACTGACGGGTCGCTGTGTGTTGTAGCCTGCATTTTCATAGAATACCAGATGGTCAAGCGACTCCGTTATCCACGCTTCGGAGGCAGTGGCATTGTTAATGGAAAAGTGATTGCCTGAATAGCTGGTTATTCCTGTGTGATTTGCATTCGTCGTGAGAATTTCGCCTGGAAAGATTTCCCGGCCAATAATATAAGCCAGACACCATTGAGATACGTCGGTAGAATAATTGCCATAGGCCTTTCCCTGCCGCACTGGAATTGTTTTGTTTCCATGAACACAATCAATGTTTTCCTCTGCTTCGGAATAAAACGTGTCGGTCAGGAAATACAGATCGTTTGAATAGCCAGTGAGTTCTTCGTTTAGCCACACACCCTGGATGAACAGCAAGGGATTTTGGCGGTTTTGCAGATTGAAGGAATCAAGGACTTCATAAAATGCTGGAAAATGCAAAGTATAGAGCCGTATGCAGTTAAAACCGGCATCCTTTATCTGTGTGAACCATTTTGAATAATCTGCTCTTGTTGCGGCCAGCTCACCAGGAAATGTGCCCGGAACAGAGATTCCAAGGTTTGTACCTTTGACGAAAAACGGAACATATTCTGATCCATTCCATATCGTTAAGTGAGTATTGTCGGTCGAATAAGGATAATGCTGACTAAACGCACGATTTGTCAAAAGAATCAGCAGCAGCGTGAAAATTATTCCGGTTGCTTTCATTGTGGATTTTCTGACAGATATATGATGACTTCGTCTCTGTATTTACGGTCGGTCTGCATGATGTGGCTGATAAACCATTTCTTGATAAACATGGTCAGTTTTTCAAACAGCAACGTGTTTTTATAATTCAGTTCCAGCTTCATTTCCGAAACTTTCTGGATGAAAAATCCATGCTGGGCAATATGGCTTTCAATATCAGCATAACCCGATTTCCTGAGTAATTCCTCTTCGGTTTTGAAATGCTCCAGAATATAATTTTCCAATTTTTCAACAATGTTTTTCAATTGATCATAGTTGTTCAGATCAGCGTTCCTGCATTCGTTTTCCCACAATTCGAAAAAGCCGCGGTGCTGTTTGTCAATTTCGCTTATGTCAAGCAAATAGCTGTCTGTCCAGTTTTCCATAGTATGATATTTTTATTTGTCAAAAGAAGTCCTTGTCATTTTACCCCATCCTTTTTTATCTCTTTTAATGAAATAGGAATAATTTCCCAATAGTGAAAAATACACATTCATGGGGTGATAAATGAGTATTTCGGCCATGGCGATAAAAAACACAGAGAACAAAAATTTGTAACCTTTGTAACGGTTGAAGATACGTGTTTCATAATAAACCGCAAAAGAAGAAAAGAACAATGAAAATGAAAAAACGAATATAAGAAGAATTATGAACACAGGAACATTGATTGAGGCAAAAACAACCATAAAGAGGAAGTACAACAGACCCAGCGTTTCAATAATGGGAGCCAGCCATTCGAAAAACACCCAGTAGGGGAAGCTTAACAATCCCATTTTCCCATACCGCGGATTGAAGAAAAGATTTTTATGTTTCAGCACAGTGTCGATGGAGCCTCTTGTCCAACGGTTTCGCTGATTGCGCAGTGTTTTCAGTTTCGATGGTACTTCGGTCCAGCAGAGCGGATCGGGAATGAAGGCTACTTTGTATTTTTGTTTTGCTACCCGGTGCATGTATTTCCGCATTCTAACCACCAGTTCAAAATCCTCACCTACAGTCGTAACGTCGTAGCCTCCGGCCGCAATGGCAATTCTTCGGTCGAACAAACCAAAAGCACCGGAAATAATAAGCAATCCATTTATCCGGCTCCAGGCCATGCGACCAAGGGTAAATGCCCTGAAATATTCCAATACCTGAAATTTCGCCCAGAAGTTTTTCGGATAATTTACTTGTACAATCCGCCCTTCTTTGATTTCGCACGAATTTGCAACCCGCACAACTCCGCCTGCCGCAATCACTTTTTTGTCACTTTCTTCAATAAATGGTTTCACCATGCGCAAAACAGCATCATGCTCAACGATGCAATCCACATCTAAAGCCAGAAACAAATCGGATCTTGAAACATTGATGCCGGCATTCAATGCATCCGCCTTGCCTCCGTTTTCCTTATCTACAAATATCAGATTTGAATAGGCGGTGTTGGTCGATTTGTAAATGCTTCGGATCCGGGCTGTTTCGAAGGACAGATTGCTCGCATAATCAACTTCTGTCAGACTGTAATGTTCAATCACTTTCCGCAGACTGTCATCAGTGCTGCCATCATTGATCACAATGACTTCAAGCTTTGGATAATCGAGTGAAAGAAGGCTTCTGATGTTTTCTATTATTGATTTTTCTTCGTTGTAGGCTGGCGCTATGATGGAGATTGACGGGAGCTCCTTGAACTCCTTCATAGAACTAAATCTGAAGTGCTTCGACCGCCTGATGTAGAACGACAGATCGACCGACGACAGAATGGAAATGAATATATAGCTCAGAAAAAGAAATGAGCCATAAATCAGGAAAAACGAGTTTAATATGTCGTAGAAAATATTCATGATTTGCTGAAATTAATTAATGAACACACACGACACTTCTTTGTATGCCAGTGCCAGTTCATCATCTGTTACACCATCAAATTTTGCAAGTAGATTAATGTCACTCTTAAACAAAATCTTTAAAGTTTCAATCTTCACCAGAAGTGGTTGACTGTAGATGACAGAACTTAGAAAATCAGAAATCCTGTTATTCGTAATAATCTCTGATTTTTGCAGAATGATCAATCTGATTTCTTCAGTTTCTTTTTCAAATCTTTCAATGATCAGATCAGCAACTTCATTGATCGAAACAACTGAAAGCAAGGCGTCCCACCCAAGTTTTCTGATTACCGGATCGGAGTTGTCAATAAATCCGGCGATCAGGGCTGTATTCTCAGTATTGCTTGAATAGCGGTATTTTGCAAGTATAAGCCCCAGTTTGTTTTTATTGATATTGTCCGATGACAACAGGGCTTTGTAATCAATGTTGACTTTCTGATTTTTCAGAACCGAATTTACAATAACATTGATATCGAGCATTGAGAGCTCAAACTTTTCACCAATGAAATTCAATAGGTATTCATCGTTTTTCATCAGTCGTATCAGTGCGGCATATGCTTCGGTTCTCAATGCCACATTTTTGCTGCGGGCAAGTTTCATAATCTGCTTATCATTGCTGTTGATCCTCAGGTATGAAATTATTTTGACAGCGAGAATTTTGTCATCAAATTCGCCCTGATAAAGAAACGACTCAATTTTTTTTTGCAACTGCAATCTGTTGATCAGATGCAATAATCCGACGCTTAAGTCCATCGCAAGTGTTTCCTGAATTTTGAGATGCGCTTCTATAAACGATGTCAACTGAGACC includes the following:
- a CDS encoding glycosyl transferase family 2, which gives rise to MNIFYDILNSFFLIYGSFLFLSYIFISILSSVDLSFYIRRSKHFRFSSMKEFKELPSISIIAPAYNEEKSIIENIRSLLSLDYPKLEVIVINDGSTDDSLRKVIEHYSLTEVDYASNLSFETARIRSIYKSTNTAYSNLIFVDKENGGKADALNAGINVSRSDLFLALDVDCIVEHDAVLRMVKPFIEESDKKVIAAGGVVRVANSCEIKEGRIVQVNYPKNFWAKFQVLEYFRAFTLGRMAWSRINGLLIISGAFGLFDRRIAIAAGGYDVTTVGEDFELVVRMRKYMHRVAKQKYKVAFIPDPLCWTEVPSKLKTLRNQRNRWTRGSIDTVLKHKNLFFNPRYGKMGLLSFPYWVFFEWLAPIIETLGLLYFLFMVVFASINVPVFIILLIFVFSFSLFFSSFAVYYETRIFNRYKGYKFLFSVFFIAMAEILIYHPMNVYFSLLGNYSYFIKRDKKGWGKMTRTSFDK